A genomic window from Candidatus Poribacteria bacterium includes:
- a CDS encoding NIPSNAP family protein, whose protein sequence is MVYELRTYRIPEGKMPNILSRFENITFGIFKKYGIEVVGFWTRSDANELVYICRYESEAAMEAAWEAFRADPEWLKAKEETEANGPIVAEVLSDTLIPTSFSPMQ, encoded by the coding sequence ATGGTTTATGAACTTCGCACCTATAGAATTCCTGAAGGCAAAATGCCGAACATCCTCAGCCGATTTGAAAATATCACCTTTGGTATCTTCAAAAAGTATGGCATAGAGGTCGTCGGATTCTGGACACGATCAGATGCCAATGAATTGGTGTATATCTGTAGATATGAAAGTGAAGCGGCGATGGAAGCCGCATGGGAGGCTTTCCGTGCAGATCCCGAATGGCTCAAAGCCAAAGAAGAAACCGAAGCGAATGGGCCAATCGTTGCAGAAGTCCTCTCGGACACCCTCATTCCCACCTCCTTCTCACCGATGCAGTAG
- a CDS encoding lactonase family protein — MQTDKNRCVVFVSLTGDEQIKCYDMDPDSGALQLRSTSNAHGPSGALCLHPSGEIMYDGHVGSTTLASFHLDTDSGELTLINKVDTGIDIPAHLTTDRNSRFLLTAYYGGGGVTVHRLGDDGAIGELVQYVDTGEKAHAIIAVTDDQFVFVPHVCPNNRTYQFRFDSESGQLTPNDPAELTPPDDETGPRHICFRPEGDVAYIVNEQGNTVTAHHYDSEKGTLQIFQNISTLPEGYTEGGATAHVEVHPNGKWAYASNRGHESIVGFNVDTDGSLSVFGHFPISSSPRSFNIDPTGTYLYGAGEAADTMTCYRVDAATGELQPLQDYAVGSQPFWVMVTPLG; from the coding sequence ATGCAAACCGATAAAAACCGATGTGTCGTATTTGTTTCCCTCACTGGGGATGAACAGATAAAATGCTACGATATGGATCCCGATTCAGGCGCATTACAGTTACGGTCGACCAGTAACGCCCACGGACCTTCAGGTGCCCTCTGTCTGCACCCGTCTGGAGAGATAATGTACGATGGTCATGTGGGATCAACCACGTTGGCAAGTTTTCATCTTGACACCGACTCAGGCGAACTTACCCTCATCAACAAGGTGGACACCGGCATTGATATTCCCGCCCACCTCACCACAGACAGAAATAGTCGCTTCCTACTCACCGCCTACTATGGTGGCGGTGGCGTTACCGTGCACCGACTAGGGGACGATGGTGCAATCGGAGAACTGGTGCAATATGTAGATACCGGTGAGAAGGCTCACGCAATCATCGCAGTGACCGACGATCAGTTCGTCTTTGTGCCACACGTCTGTCCGAATAACAGGACCTACCAATTTCGTTTTGATAGCGAGTCGGGTCAACTCACACCCAATGATCCCGCCGAGCTCACACCACCTGACGATGAAACGGGTCCCCGCCATATCTGTTTTCGACCCGAAGGAGATGTTGCCTATATCGTCAACGAACAGGGCAACACAGTGACCGCTCACCACTACGATTCCGAAAAGGGGACGCTCCAAATCTTCCAGAATATTTCGACTTTACCAGAAGGCTACACAGAAGGTGGCGCGACCGCTCATGTGGAGGTGCATCCGAATGGAAAGTGGGCGTATGCATCCAATCGGGGACACGAGAGCATCGTTGGATTTAATGTTGACACCGACGGATCGCTCAGTGTGTTCGGGCATTTTCCAATCTCGTCAAGTCCACGGTCATTCAATATTGACCCGACAGGCACCTATCTGTACGGGGCAGGCGAGGCTGCAGACACGATGACCTGCTATCGTGTAGATGCAGCAACCGGCGAATTGCAGCCGCTTCAAGACTATGCCGTTGGAAGCCAACCGTTCTGGGTTATGGTAACGCCACTAGGCTAG